A portion of the Bacteroides faecium genome contains these proteins:
- a CDS encoding adenosylcobalamin-dependent ribonucleoside-diphosphate reductase — protein sequence MEKQIYSYDEAYEESLRYFQGDELAARVWVNKYAVKDSFGNIYEKSPEDMHWRIANEVARVESKYPNALTAKELYDLLDHFRYIVPQGSPMTGIGNDYQVASLSNCFVIGVDGAADSYGAIIKIDEEQVQLMKRRGGVGHDLSHIRPKGSPVKNSALTSTGLVPFMERYSNSTREVAQDGRRGALMLSVSIKHPDSEAFIDAKMTEGKVTGANVSVKLDDAFMQAAVEEKPYVQQYPIDSANPSFTKEIDASTLWKKIVHNAWKSAEPGVLFWDTIIRESVPDCYADLGYKTVSTNPCGEIPLCPYDSCRLLAINLYSYVVNPFKPDAYFDFDLFHKHVALAQRIMDDIIDLELEKIERIMNKIDDDPENEEVKRAERVLWDKIYKKSGQGRRTGVGITAEGDMLAALGLRYGTEEATEFSEKVHKAVALGAYRSSVEMAKERGAFEVYDSKREQNNPFIQRLAEADPTLYEDMKKYGRRNIACLTIAPTGTTSLMTQTTSGIEPVFLPVYKRRRKVNPNDTNVHVDFVDETGDAFEEYIVFHHKFVTWMEANGYDPSKRYSQEEIDELVAKSPYYKATSNDVDWLMKVKMQGRIQKWVDHSISVTINLPNDVDEDLVNRLYVEAWKSGCKGCTVYRDGSRSGVLISTKSEKKEDLPPCKPPTVVEVRPRILEADVVRFQNNKEKWVAFVGLLDGHPYEIFTGLQDDDEGILLPKSITSGRIIKNVDEDGTKRYDFQFENKRGYKTTIEGLSEKFNKEYWNYAKLISGVLRYRMPIEQVIKLVGSLQLNSESINTWKNGVERALKKYIQDGTEAKGKKCPNCGNETLIYQEGCLICTSCGASRCG from the coding sequence GTGGAAAAACAAATTTATTCTTATGACGAAGCCTACGAAGAATCTTTACGATATTTTCAAGGCGACGAGCTTGCTGCAAGGGTTTGGGTAAACAAATACGCAGTAAAGGATTCTTTCGGAAATATCTATGAAAAGTCTCCGGAAGACATGCATTGGAGAATTGCTAATGAAGTGGCACGTGTCGAATCAAAGTATCCGAATGCGCTGACAGCAAAAGAACTGTACGATTTACTGGATCACTTCAGATACATCGTTCCCCAAGGTAGCCCGATGACAGGAATCGGTAACGACTACCAGGTTGCTTCACTATCCAATTGCTTCGTTATCGGAGTAGATGGCGCTGCCGACTCATACGGGGCGATCATCAAAATCGACGAAGAACAGGTACAACTAATGAAAAGACGTGGTGGCGTGGGTCATGACTTGTCGCACATCCGTCCGAAAGGTTCTCCGGTTAAAAACTCCGCTTTGACTTCTACCGGTCTTGTTCCGTTCATGGAACGGTATTCTAATTCGACCCGTGAAGTAGCCCAGGACGGACGCCGTGGCGCATTGATGTTGAGCGTATCTATCAAGCATCCGGATTCCGAAGCTTTCATCGACGCCAAGATGACAGAAGGAAAGGTGACAGGCGCAAACGTTTCGGTTAAACTGGACGACGCTTTCATGCAGGCTGCCGTAGAGGAAAAACCTTACGTACAGCAGTATCCTATCGACTCGGCTAATCCGTCATTTACTAAAGAAATCGACGCTTCTACCCTATGGAAGAAGATTGTTCATAACGCATGGAAATCAGCAGAACCGGGTGTCCTGTTCTGGGATACGATTATCCGCGAATCTGTGCCCGATTGCTATGCAGACCTGGGTTACAAGACCGTATCTACTAATCCGTGTGGAGAAATTCCATTGTGTCCGTATGACTCTTGCCGTCTGTTGGCTATCAATCTATATTCTTATGTAGTGAATCCGTTCAAACCGGATGCTTACTTTGATTTCGATTTGTTCCACAAGCATGTAGCTTTGGCTCAACGTATCATGGACGACATCATCGACCTTGAACTGGAAAAGATCGAGCGCATCATGAACAAGATTGATGATGACCCGGAGAACGAAGAAGTAAAACGTGCGGAACGTGTACTTTGGGACAAGATATATAAGAAGAGCGGACAAGGTCGCCGTACTGGTGTAGGTATCACTGCCGAAGGTGACATGCTCGCTGCTTTGGGACTGCGCTACGGAACGGAAGAAGCAACGGAATTCTCAGAAAAAGTACACAAGGCAGTAGCTCTCGGAGCATACCGTTCGTCAGTAGAAATGGCGAAAGAACGTGGCGCTTTCGAGGTGTACGACAGCAAACGCGAACAGAACAATCCGTTCATCCAACGTTTGGCGGAAGCAGATCCGACACTGTACGAAGATATGAAGAAGTACGGACGCCGTAACATCGCTTGTCTGACTATCGCTCCTACCGGAACAACCAGTCTGATGACGCAGACTACTTCGGGTATCGAACCTGTGTTCCTGCCTGTTTACAAGCGCAGAAGAAAGGTGAATCCGAACGATACGAACGTTCATGTGGACTTTGTTGACGAGACAGGGGATGCTTTTGAAGAATATATCGTATTCCACCATAAGTTCGTTACCTGGATGGAAGCTAACGGATATGACCCGTCAAAACGCTATTCACAGGAAGAAATCGACGAGTTGGTAGCTAAGTCTCCTTATTACAAGGCTACTTCCAACGATGTAGACTGGTTGATGAAAGTGAAGATGCAGGGAAGAATCCAAAAATGGGTGGACCACTCCATCAGCGTGACTATCAATCTGCCGAATGACGTAGACGAGGATTTAGTAAACCGTCTGTATGTGGAAGCATGGAAATCCGGCTGTAAAGGATGTACCGTATATCGTGACGGTTCACGGTCCGGCGTATTGATTTCTACGAAGTCGGAAAAGAAAGAAGATTTACCGCCTTGCAAACCGCCTACGGTTGTAGAGGTACGTCCGAGAATTTTGGAAGCTGACGTGGTACGTTTCCAAAATAACAAGGAGAAATGGGTGGCTTTCGTCGGCCTGCTGGACGGACATCCTTACGAAATCTTCACCGGTTTGCAGGATGACGACGAAGGCATCCTGTTGCCTAAGAGCATAACTTCCGGACGTATCATCAAGAATGTTGATGAAGACGGTACAAAACGTTACGACTTCCAATTTGAGAACAAACGTGGATATAAGACGACCATTGAAGGACTGTCAGAGAAGTTTAACAAGGAATATTGGAACTATGCGAAATTAATTTCGGGAGTACTTCGCTACCGGATGCCGATTGAGCAGGTTATCAAGTTGGTAGGCTCTCTGCAATTGAACAGTGAAAGTATCAACACCTGGAAAAATGGTGTGGAACGTGCTTTGAAGAAGTATATTCAGGATGGAACCGAAGCCAAAGGAAAGAAATGTCCGAACTGCGGCAATGAGACATTAATTTATCAGGAAGGTTGCCTGATCTGCACTAGCTGCGGTGCTTCCAGATGTGGATAA
- a CDS encoding NADPH-dependent oxidoreductase: MFETVKNRRTIRKYQSKDIAPDLLNDLLETSFRASTMGGMQLYSVIVTRDTKMKEKLSPAHFNQPMVKNAPVVLTFCADFRRFSKWCEQRKAVPGYDNLMSFMNASMDTLLVAQTFCTLAEEVGLGICYLGTTTYNPQMIIDTLQLPELVFPLTTITVGYPDGIPAQVDRLPLEAAVHDEKYHDYTPEEIEKLYAYKESLPENKQFIEENKKETLAQVFTDVRYTKKDNEFMSENLLEVLRQQGFLK, translated from the coding sequence ATGTTTGAAACCGTAAAGAACAGAAGAACAATCAGGAAATACCAGTCGAAGGATATTGCTCCTGATTTGTTAAATGATTTGCTTGAAACCTCTTTCCGTGCTTCTACGATGGGGGGGATGCAACTTTATAGTGTAATTGTCACTCGCGACACGAAAATGAAGGAGAAACTTTCGCCCGCTCATTTTAACCAGCCGATGGTAAAAAATGCACCGGTGGTACTTACTTTTTGTGCTGATTTCCGTCGCTTCAGCAAGTGGTGCGAACAGCGGAAAGCTGTGCCGGGCTATGATAATTTAATGTCTTTTATGAATGCGTCTATGGATACTTTGCTGGTTGCGCAGACTTTCTGTACGCTGGCTGAAGAAGTAGGACTCGGTATTTGCTATTTGGGTACTACTACTTATAATCCCCAAATGATTATTGATACTCTTCAATTGCCCGAACTGGTATTCCCTCTTACGACGATAACGGTAGGTTATCCCGATGGTATTCCCGCGCAAGTAGACCGCCTGCCCTTGGAAGCTGCCGTGCACGATGAAAAATACCACGATTATACGCCGGAAGAGATAGAGAAGCTCTACGCATACAAAGAATCATTGCCGGAAAATAAACAGTTTATCGAAGAAAACAAGAAAGAAACTTTAGCCCAGGTATTTACAGATGTACGTTACACAAAGAAAGATAACGAATTTATGTCTGAAAATCTATTGGAAGTACTTCGTCAGCAAGGATTCTTGAAATAA